The following are from one region of the Sphingomonas oryzagri genome:
- a CDS encoding lactonase family protein, which translates to MRHRSAFTALLIASVTVLACPADAKSRGTETVFFGTHGTGPGQGIFSAHFDPATGALTSLGLAAEIERPTWQVASPTRPILYSVSETGNDGKSEASVSAFSIDTNTGKLSLLNKVGSGGGGATHLSLDPRSQTLFVANYGTATVTALPVNADGTLGSLASSQQQAGSGPKPRQKSAHAHSVAIDPSGHYLLSADLGADKVFVYSFNPATRQLTPAPTPSFSAQPGSGPRHIAFAPGGRFVYIDSELSGEVTAYRWNSANGTLGPIQTVPAFSSDYAGEKSAAEIAMSSDGRFLYLSTRNSDQLIVYSTDPSNGRLTEIQRLAAGGKTPWSFSLSPEGNWLLVANEGAGRINVFKVNRRSGKLSATDKSLDVQSPVSVTFSKE; encoded by the coding sequence ATGCGTCATCGTTCCGCATTCACCGCTTTGCTGATCGCGTCTGTGACCGTGCTCGCATGTCCGGCCGACGCAAAATCGCGCGGCACTGAGACCGTCTTTTTCGGCACGCATGGAACCGGCCCCGGGCAGGGCATCTTCTCCGCCCATTTCGACCCGGCAACCGGAGCGCTGACGTCTCTGGGCCTTGCTGCGGAGATCGAGCGGCCGACCTGGCAGGTCGCGAGCCCGACCCGACCAATCCTCTATTCGGTGAGCGAAACCGGCAATGACGGCAAGTCCGAGGCCAGCGTCTCGGCCTTCTCGATTGACACGAACACGGGCAAGCTTTCCTTGCTGAACAAGGTCGGGTCGGGCGGCGGTGGCGCTACCCATCTTTCCCTCGACCCGCGCTCACAAACCCTGTTCGTCGCCAATTACGGTACCGCCACAGTGACCGCGCTACCCGTCAACGCGGATGGCACCCTCGGGTCCCTTGCATCGTCGCAACAGCAGGCTGGTTCTGGCCCCAAGCCACGGCAAAAAAGTGCGCACGCCCATTCGGTCGCCATCGATCCGAGCGGCCATTATCTGCTCTCAGCCGATCTCGGTGCCGACAAGGTGTTCGTCTACAGCTTCAATCCTGCGACCCGGCAACTGACGCCCGCTCCCACGCCGTCCTTTTCCGCGCAACCCGGTTCGGGCCCACGCCATATCGCCTTCGCGCCAGGCGGTCGTTTCGTCTATATCGACAGCGAGCTCTCCGGGGAGGTCACCGCATATCGATGGAATTCCGCCAACGGCACGCTGGGCCCGATCCAGACCGTTCCGGCATTCTCCTCCGACTATGCCGGCGAAAAGAGCGCCGCCGAGATCGCCATGTCGAGCGATGGCCGTTTCCTCTATCTGTCGACGCGAAACAGCGACCAGCTCATTGTCTATTCCACCGACCCGTCGAACGGCCGGCTCACCGAAATCCAGCGGCTCGCCGCCGGCGGCAAGACACCCTGGAGCTTCTCATTGTCGCCCGAGGGCAATTGGCTGCTCGTCGCCAACGAGGGCGCTGGCAGGATCAACGTCTTCAAGGTCAACAGGCGATCGGGTAAGCTCAGCGCGACCGACAAGAGCCTGGACGTCCAGAGCCCTGTCAGCGTTACCTTCAGCAAGGAATAG
- a CDS encoding dienelactone hydrolase family protein, which translates to MKTIEVATRDGTMPLHVHIPAGAGPWPGVLMFMDGPGMRPAVHELAERLAQSGYCVLLPDLFYRSGSYEPVDPKVVFTDLALREQHREKFMALATPRAVMADTEALLAAVEGLPELADGRIGVVGYCMGGRFALIAAGTFPDRIAAAASYHGGGLANDTPTSPHLLAPKVTAKVYVAGAIEDANFDDAQKQRLIDALVDAGVDHLVETYPAKHGWVPSDMPVHDPAEAEHHWRTLIPLMDGALKP; encoded by the coding sequence ATGAAGACAATCGAGGTCGCGACGCGCGACGGTACCATGCCCCTCCACGTCCATATTCCGGCGGGCGCGGGGCCGTGGCCGGGCGTACTGATGTTCATGGATGGCCCCGGGATGCGGCCGGCGGTCCATGAGCTGGCAGAGCGACTGGCGCAGTCCGGCTATTGCGTGCTGCTGCCGGATCTCTTCTACCGCTCGGGCTCCTACGAGCCGGTCGACCCCAAGGTGGTGTTCACCGACCTGGCGCTGCGCGAGCAGCATCGCGAGAAATTCATGGCACTCGCCACCCCCAGGGCGGTGATGGCCGACACGGAGGCGCTGCTCGCCGCCGTCGAGGGCCTGCCGGAGCTTGCGGACGGGCGGATCGGCGTGGTCGGCTATTGCATGGGCGGCAGGTTCGCGCTGATCGCGGCGGGCACTTTCCCCGATCGGATCGCAGCGGCAGCCTCCTATCATGGCGGCGGGCTCGCCAACGACACGCCGACCAGCCCGCACTTGCTCGCGCCGAAGGTGACCGCGAAGGTCTATGTTGCGGGCGCGATCGAGGACGCCAATTTCGACGACGCCCAGAAACAGCGGTTGATCGATGCGCTGGTTGACGCCGGTGTCGATCATCTCGTCGAGACCTATCCGGCGAAGCACGGATGGGTGCCAAGCGACATGCCGGTGCACGACCCAGCCGAAGCCGAGCATCACTGGCGCACGCTCATCCCGCTGATGGATGGCGCTCTGAAACCATGA
- a CDS encoding siderophore-interacting protein, with the protein MSETARHAVTRVRRETRRRVGTVSSVERLSPSMLRIWFEGADFHDFESAAPDDHVKLFFVGAGGETAMRDYTPRLFDTAAGRLAIDFALHEAGPATRWALDAKPGDTLQIGGPRGSAVLADDFDWYMLVGDETALPAIGRRLEELRADVPVTVVAIVDGPADRVAFAERAGLDTIWVERDGKAGEDAALLNDALSALTLPAGEGYVWIAAESQVARAVRAHVIDTLGHPRGWTKAAGYWSAGEAGAHQRIED; encoded by the coding sequence ATGAGCGAGACCGCCCGCCACGCCGTCACCCGCGTCCGCCGGGAGACGCGACGGCGTGTCGGTACGGTCTCCTCGGTCGAGCGGCTCTCGCCCTCGATGCTGCGCATCTGGTTCGAGGGCGCCGACTTCCACGATTTCGAGAGCGCGGCGCCTGACGACCATGTGAAGCTGTTTTTCGTGGGCGCAGGCGGCGAGACGGCGATGCGCGACTATACGCCGCGCCTGTTCGACACCGCCGCCGGACGGCTCGCGATCGACTTCGCGCTGCACGAGGCCGGGCCGGCGACGCGCTGGGCACTCGATGCGAAGCCGGGCGACACGCTGCAGATCGGCGGCCCGCGCGGGTCGGCGGTGCTGGCGGATGATTTCGACTGGTACATGCTCGTCGGCGACGAGACGGCGCTGCCCGCGATTGGGCGGCGGCTGGAGGAGCTGCGCGCCGACGTGCCGGTGACCGTGGTTGCGATCGTCGATGGGCCGGCCGATCGCGTTGCCTTCGCCGAGCGGGCGGGGCTCGACACGATCTGGGTGGAGCGTGACGGCAAGGCCGGCGAGGATGCGGCGCTTCTCAACGACGCGCTCTCCGCGCTGACACTGCCGGCCGGCGAGGGCTATGTCTGGATCGCCGCCGAATCCCAGGTGGCGCGCGCGGTGCGCGCCCATGTGATCGACACGCTCGGCCATCCGCGCGGCTGGACCAAGGCGGCCGGCTACTGGTCGGCGGGCGAGGCCGGTGCCCACCAGCGGATCGAAGACTGA
- a CDS encoding phosphate ABC transporter substrate-binding protein, protein MATAATTTLKTNLADYPVTKAIRDGRVTSDVVTLDICGPDQAHNGFKAMIRENAYDCGELAIVTLLQAKCYGKPFVALPIPVNGRFQHHCAGFNKELFPGLQPKDIEGKRVGVRTYAQTTGLWIRGILRHEYGVDLDKVTWCTVGEGHLLEYSDPANCERLPKGSDIGQMMLDGELVATLQGVDLPKDPRVSYLVPEPFDAAKDWYAREGVVPINHMFVVHQDLTRTNPEAVREIYRMLVESRELTEGGVPAVYPPIGLEANRKGIQLAIDWALDQKIIPHRLSVDDLFDDVTATLGA, encoded by the coding sequence ATGGCCACCGCCGCCACCACCACGCTGAAGACCAACCTCGCCGATTATCCCGTCACCAAGGCGATCCGCGACGGCCGCGTGACGTCCGACGTCGTGACGCTCGACATCTGTGGGCCGGACCAGGCGCACAACGGCTTCAAGGCGATGATCCGCGAGAATGCCTATGATTGCGGCGAGCTCGCCATTGTCACGCTGCTGCAGGCGAAATGCTACGGCAAGCCGTTTGTGGCGCTGCCCATCCCGGTCAACGGCCGCTTCCAGCACCATTGCGCGGGCTTCAATAAGGAGCTGTTCCCCGGCCTCCAGCCCAAGGACATCGAGGGCAAGCGCGTCGGCGTGCGCACCTATGCGCAGACGACGGGTCTCTGGATCAGGGGCATCCTGCGCCACGAATATGGCGTCGATCTCGACAAGGTGACATGGTGCACGGTGGGCGAGGGGCACCTCCTCGAATATAGCGATCCGGCCAATTGCGAGCGGCTGCCCAAAGGGTCCGACATCGGCCAGATGATGCTCGACGGCGAACTGGTCGCGACCTTGCAGGGTGTCGACCTGCCCAAGGATCCCCGTGTCTCCTACCTCGTCCCCGAGCCGTTCGATGCGGCGAAGGACTGGTATGCGCGCGAGGGCGTGGTGCCGATCAACCACATGTTCGTGGTGCATCAGGACCTGACCAGGACGAACCCGGAGGCCGTCCGCGAAATCTACCGCATGCTGGTCGAGAGCCGTGAGCTGACCGAGGGCGGCGTGCCGGCCGTCTATCCGCCGATCGGCCTCGAGGCGAACCGCAAGGGCATCCAGCTCGCGATCGACTGGGCGCTCGACCAGAAGATCATCCCGCACCGGCTCTCGGTCGACGACCTGTTCGACGACGTGACCGCGACGCTGGGCGCCTGA
- a CDS encoding acetolactate synthase large subunit, with protein MNGAESLVTTLADQGVEICFANPGTSEMHFLAALDNPRMKSVLCLFEGVCTGAADGWYRMKDRPASTLLHLGPGLANALANIHNAKRASSGMVNIVGEHSASHLKYDPPLTSDIEGLARPLSHWVRRAESSTTIAWDTATAVAKASEHPGQIATLILPGDTAWKDAGERALPAGLTVKPAAPDQARVDQVAKVLRSGEPTLIILGNKSTRGRALELAGKIAAGTGARLGSQFFTARIERGAGRTPLERIPYAVPQAQAFLNSFRHIVTIETKEPVAFFAYPDKPSLLKGPEAIVHPLVEPDEDSVAGLEMLVDALGLGGTQPLTQERIETPVPSGALNPESIAHALAAALPEQCILVDESLTTGRQSMGFTMGARPHDLINNMGGSIGYGTPVATGTALACPDRRTFCMVGDGSAMYTIQSLWTQAREGLPVTTIIFANNQYAILKAEYTNMGAGQTPGPQAMAMIDIDRPTIDWCAMAKSMGVPSVSVDTAEDFHAAMARSVDAEGPVLIEVKLY; from the coding sequence ATGAACGGCGCGGAGAGCCTGGTTACGACGCTGGCGGATCAGGGGGTCGAGATTTGCTTCGCCAACCCCGGCACGTCCGAAATGCACTTTCTGGCGGCGCTCGACAATCCACGGATGAAGAGCGTGCTGTGCCTGTTCGAGGGTGTCTGCACGGGCGCGGCCGACGGCTGGTACCGGATGAAGGACAGACCGGCGTCGACGTTGCTCCATCTGGGACCCGGCCTCGCCAACGCGCTCGCCAACATTCACAATGCCAAGCGCGCGAGCTCGGGGATGGTCAACATCGTCGGCGAGCATTCCGCGAGCCATCTGAAATATGATCCGCCACTGACCTCCGACATCGAAGGCCTCGCGCGGCCGCTCAGCCACTGGGTGCGCCGCGCCGAGAGCTCCACGACGATCGCATGGGACACCGCCACGGCGGTCGCCAAGGCGTCCGAGCATCCCGGCCAGATCGCGACGCTGATCCTGCCCGGCGACACCGCCTGGAAGGATGCGGGCGAACGTGCGCTGCCGGCTGGTCTGACCGTCAAGCCAGCCGCGCCGGATCAGGCCCGCGTCGATCAAGTGGCCAAGGTGCTGCGCTCAGGCGAGCCGACTTTGATCATCCTCGGCAACAAGTCGACGCGCGGCCGTGCGCTGGAACTGGCCGGCAAGATCGCAGCCGGTACGGGCGCGCGCCTCGGCTCGCAATTCTTCACCGCGCGGATCGAGCGCGGCGCGGGACGCACGCCGCTGGAGCGCATCCCCTATGCGGTGCCGCAGGCGCAGGCCTTCCTCAACAGCTTCCGCCACATCGTGACGATCGAGACCAAGGAGCCGGTCGCTTTCTTCGCCTATCCCGACAAGCCGAGCCTGCTCAAGGGCCCCGAAGCGATCGTGCACCCGCTGGTCGAGCCGGACGAGGACAGCGTCGCCGGCCTCGAGATGCTGGTCGATGCGCTGGGCTTGGGCGGCACGCAGCCTCTCACTCAGGAGCGGATCGAGACGCCGGTGCCGTCGGGCGCGCTCAACCCGGAGAGCATCGCCCACGCACTCGCCGCGGCACTGCCTGAACAGTGCATCCTCGTCGATGAATCGCTCACCACCGGGCGCCAGTCGATGGGCTTCACCATGGGGGCCAGGCCCCACGACCTGATCAACAACATGGGCGGCTCGATCGGCTACGGCACGCCCGTCGCTACCGGCACGGCGCTTGCCTGCCCGGACCGGCGGACCTTCTGCATGGTCGGCGACGGGTCGGCCATGTACACGATCCAGTCGCTGTGGACGCAGGCGCGAGAAGGGCTGCCCGTCACCACGATCATCTTCGCCAACAACCAGTACGCCATCCTCAAGGCCGAATACACGAACATGGGCGCCGGCCAGACGCCCGGTCCCCAGGCCATGGCGATGATCGACATCGACCGGCCGACGATCGACTGGTGCGCCATGGCCAAGAGCATGGGCGTGCCCTCGGTCAGCGTCGACACGGCCGAGGATTTCCACGCCGCAATGGCCCGCTCGGTCGATGCCGAGGGCCCGGTGCTGATCGAAGTGAAGCTCTACTGA
- a CDS encoding HpcH/HpaI aldolase family protein: MADTRLNGIIRAFEAGKPAFTCFAKVDKLTAQEMTDAPYDGVVYEMEHNPYDVTALGDALQYMLNRKKIAETGSVAPSVTPIARIPANGGEMNQFQAKQVLDRGVYGVITPHVQTVEQAYNTVASCRYAKPKGAAFYEPKGVRGDGPATAARYWGLTMPEYYAKADVWPLAPHGELLVGMMCESPEAIENLDDILANVPGIGLVLIGEGDLSQALGYPRQYEHPEVVSAMNKIVEVCKKHDVVVGNPHTNAKNVERLLGEGYRFLMSAPSRSYGVVGRGRELAGY; the protein is encoded by the coding sequence ATGGCCGACACCCGCCTGAATGGCATCATCCGCGCGTTCGAGGCGGGGAAGCCCGCCTTCACCTGCTTCGCCAAGGTCGACAAGCTGACGGCGCAGGAGATGACCGACGCGCCCTATGACGGCGTCGTGTACGAGATGGAGCACAATCCGTACGACGTCACCGCATTGGGTGATGCGCTCCAGTACATGCTCAACCGCAAGAAGATCGCCGAGACCGGCTCGGTTGCACCCAGCGTCACGCCCATCGCGCGCATCCCCGCCAATGGCGGCGAGATGAACCAGTTCCAGGCCAAGCAGGTGCTCGATCGCGGCGTCTACGGCGTGATCACGCCGCACGTTCAGACGGTCGAGCAGGCCTACAACACGGTCGCCTCCTGCCGCTACGCGAAGCCCAAAGGCGCAGCCTTCTACGAGCCCAAGGGGGTCCGTGGCGATGGCCCGGCAACGGCAGCGCGCTACTGGGGCCTGACCATGCCCGAATATTATGCCAAGGCCGACGTCTGGCCGCTGGCGCCGCATGGCGAGCTGCTCGTCGGCATGATGTGCGAAAGCCCCGAGGCGATCGAGAACCTCGACGATATCCTCGCCAACGTGCCGGGAATAGGGCTGGTGCTGATCGGCGAGGGCGATCTCAGCCAGGCGCTCGGCTATCCGCGCCAGTATGAGCATCCCGAGGTGGTCAGTGCGATGAACAAGATCGTCGAGGTCTGCAAGAAGCACGACGTCGTCGTCGGCAACCCCCACACCAATGCCAAGAATGTCGAGCGGCTGCTCGGCGAAGGCTATCGCTTCCTCATGTCGGCACCCAGCCGCAGCTATGGTGTGGTCGGACGGGGCCGGGAGCTGGCCGGCTACTGA
- a CDS encoding DODA-type extradiol aromatic ring-opening family dioxygenase, with protein MAEIVFGMAVPHSGMLGQAPEDWLTNGERDRKNPELWYRNRTWTYPELEKERGAAFEPFLTIEERTARAAKCRAALDEMAAAYKRANVDVAIILGKDQKEIWPDQSPSITIYTGEDVHNGPPQRPVYAPDRHVVHKAYPELATYLINAFQEQGFDLNDLQAWPENVWMAQRQGMKPDYPVVPHAYSFVYHQIMGDAPPPHVPMLFNLFYPPTQPSMKRCIEFGRVLRDAIEAWPEDVRVAVIASGGLSHFVNDEEFDRDVMGKLAAYDYDGLAAIPNGYYQSGTSEVKIYSIVMMALQHTGAEMTLVDYVPCWRTPAGTGEGMGFMYWDASA; from the coding sequence ATGGCGGAGATCGTATTCGGGATGGCAGTGCCGCACTCCGGCATGCTCGGACAGGCACCCGAGGATTGGCTCACCAACGGTGAGCGCGATCGAAAGAATCCCGAGCTCTGGTATCGCAACCGGACCTGGACGTACCCCGAGCTCGAGAAAGAGCGGGGCGCCGCCTTCGAGCCCTTCCTGACCATCGAGGAGCGCACCGCCCGTGCCGCCAAGTGCCGCGCCGCGCTCGACGAGATGGCGGCCGCCTACAAGCGCGCGAACGTCGACGTCGCGATCATCCTCGGCAAGGATCAGAAGGAGATCTGGCCCGACCAGTCGCCCTCGATCACGATCTACACCGGCGAGGACGTGCATAACGGCCCGCCGCAGCGTCCCGTCTACGCGCCCGATCGTCACGTCGTGCACAAGGCCTATCCGGAGCTCGCCACCTACCTCATCAACGCATTCCAGGAGCAGGGCTTCGACCTCAACGATCTCCAGGCCTGGCCGGAGAACGTCTGGATGGCGCAGCGGCAGGGGATGAAGCCGGACTATCCGGTGGTCCCGCACGCCTACAGCTTCGTCTACCACCAGATCATGGGCGACGCTCCGCCGCCGCACGTGCCGATGCTGTTCAATCTCTTCTATCCGCCGACGCAGCCGTCGATGAAGCGCTGCATCGAGTTCGGCCGCGTGCTGCGCGATGCAATCGAGGCGTGGCCCGAGGACGTCCGCGTGGCGGTGATCGCGTCGGGCGGGCTCTCGCATTTCGTCAACGACGAGGAGTTCGACCGCGACGTGATGGGGAAGCTCGCCGCCTATGACTATGACGGCCTCGCGGCGATTCCGAATGGCTACTACCAGTCGGGCACGTCCGAAGTGAAGATCTACTCGATCGTCATGATGGCGCTCCAGCATACCGGCGCCGAGATGACCCTCGTCGACTACGTTCCCTGCTGGCGCACTCCAGCCGGAACCGGCGAGGGCATGGGTTTCATGTACTGGGACGCGTCGGCCTGA